In the genome of Elusimicrobiota bacterium, the window TTATATTTTTCATCAAATATTTCTCTAAATGTTTGTCATGAAATTGTTAAACTCTTTAAACACTTTTCCATACTCAAAATCTCTTACTCTTATTGAAGCATTATTTCTTAATTCTTTATTAAATTCTTCGTTCTGAAGAACATGCAAGATTTCATTGGCGAGAGTTATATAATCCCCTCTTTGAACCAAAATCCCACATTTCCCATTTTCAAGAATTTCTGATGGACCACTTGGACAATCTGTAGCAATTATTGGTAAACTGCAAACCATAGCTTCAATTATCACATTGGCAAAACCTTCAATATCTGAAGTAAGGATAAAAAGGTCCGATA includes:
- a CDS encoding glycosyltransferase → SDLFILTSDIEGFANVIIEAMVCSLPIIATDCPSGPSEILENGKCGILVQRGDYITLANEILHVLQNEEFNKELRNNASIRVRDFEYGKVFKEFNNFMTNI